Proteins from one Bacteroides zhangwenhongii genomic window:
- a CDS encoding SusC/RagA family TonB-linked outer membrane protein gives MEIKPKFLSRKGVIMTMALLIGSSSGTLLQANTYTEESLIVSQTGKTIKGVVTDQNGEPLIGCNIVAISLQKGVITDIDGRFSLDVPDNAKQLKVSYIGYQDQIVNINGRSELKIILKEDNNALEEVVVVGYGRQKKATLTGAVEQVSSKALESRAITNVGLALQGQTPGLVVTRTSPRPGNEELNFKIRGATSVNGGSPLIIVDGVPTVNTESFQNLNSDDIESISVLKDGAASIYGAKAANGVILVTTKRGKGGKVSVDYSFNMRFTSPGITAFSPDMGQYATMWLEANKEEQNPNWWAWVSEENMLRMQQNAQGIYPTQYYGDIFLANSSRTDELFANRNSYQHNLSVSGSTEKSNYRISLAYADNQANLTTAYDGQKQLNFRLNYGLQMTDWLRFESIASVIRTSTESPSTGLDNSLYGYDVPFFPSKNPLGQWYANFGTVGNRNSVAATSKGGRDEKVKLTTRIDMKVIADIWKGISFEGTASFQNEEYRRERYVVPVQTYDWFGNPAAELVQWTNQSLIYPDNPSNVKIENNPGYLAQNNNHLYQFYSALLKYNRTFAEYHNVSAVAGINAETLAWRKTATAREKFEDNGVYDLGLADASSKIGNSGGKGSSGTYSYIARVNYNYAEKYLLELLGRRDGDSKFADGYRFNNFGSFSLGWVFTQENFLKFVTPVLDFGKVRFSYGEAGNTAGLGDFLYASSISQGVTYLGSPLTGQISTTLKNSGLINRTLTWERVKQKNIGVDLGFLNNRLTVNFDYFWKDNIGMLSEVTYPSVLGASAPKSNTGHLNVKGWELSVGWRDQIRDFSYFASFNIGDTKTMLKKMEGADAYVAGKNEKVVGYPLNSFFLYRTDGYFADEAEVNRYYELYKDGGGEMLGVLKDTNTGLRPGDTKRLDLNGDNKIDGATGDLQFVGDGDPHYVFGLNLGGAWKGIDVSAMFQGVGKQYIMRTGWMAYPFATIFSNQNPSFLGNTWTAENTNADYPRLTTYAARAAWNYGNNDFMLQNSRYIRLKSLIVGYTLPKQWTRKVKLEKVRVYFSGNDLWEATSIKDGFDPEMGEVSQISGYPFYRTWSFGVNVGF, from the coding sequence ATGGAAATTAAACCGAAATTCTTATCACGTAAGGGAGTCATCATGACTATGGCCTTATTGATAGGCAGTTCTTCCGGTACATTGCTTCAGGCAAATACGTACACGGAAGAAAGCTTGATTGTCTCTCAAACGGGAAAGACAATTAAAGGAGTAGTAACAGACCAAAACGGCGAACCGCTGATAGGTTGTAATATTGTAGCGATAAGTTTGCAGAAAGGAGTGATTACGGATATTGATGGACGTTTTAGTCTGGATGTGCCGGATAATGCAAAGCAGTTGAAAGTAAGTTATATCGGATATCAGGACCAAATCGTGAACATTAATGGACGTTCTGAACTTAAGATTATACTGAAAGAAGATAATAACGCATTGGAAGAAGTAGTGGTAGTAGGATATGGCAGACAAAAGAAAGCTACTTTGACCGGTGCTGTAGAACAAGTGAGCAGCAAGGCACTTGAAAGCCGTGCCATAACCAATGTTGGACTGGCACTTCAAGGGCAGACTCCGGGATTGGTGGTTACCCGTACTTCACCTCGTCCGGGCAACGAAGAATTGAATTTTAAGATTCGTGGAGCAACGTCAGTTAATGGGGGAAGTCCGTTGATTATAGTGGACGGTGTACCTACAGTAAATACAGAATCATTTCAGAACTTGAATTCTGACGATATTGAAAGTATCAGTGTGTTGAAAGATGGAGCGGCATCTATCTATGGAGCCAAGGCGGCGAATGGAGTTATACTGGTTACCACTAAACGCGGAAAGGGAGGTAAAGTCAGCGTAGATTATAGTTTTAATATGCGTTTTACTTCTCCGGGTATTACCGCTTTTTCTCCGGATATGGGGCAATATGCAACCATGTGGCTGGAAGCTAATAAAGAAGAGCAAAATCCGAACTGGTGGGCCTGGGTATCTGAAGAAAATATGTTGCGGATGCAGCAAAATGCACAAGGAATCTATCCTACTCAATATTATGGAGATATATTTTTGGCAAACTCTAGTCGTACGGACGAATTGTTTGCCAATCGCAACTCTTACCAGCATAACTTAAGTGTGTCCGGTTCTACAGAGAAATCCAACTATCGTATCTCATTGGCTTATGCGGATAATCAAGCGAACCTGACCACTGCTTATGACGGGCAAAAACAGCTGAATTTCCGTTTGAACTATGGATTGCAGATGACTGACTGGCTGCGTTTTGAATCTATTGCCAGCGTGATTAGAACCAGTACGGAATCTCCTTCCACTGGTTTGGATAACTCACTGTATGGCTATGATGTACCTTTTTTTCCGTCAAAGAATCCATTAGGACAGTGGTATGCTAATTTCGGTACGGTAGGTAACCGTAACTCTGTGGCAGCTACTTCTAAAGGTGGGCGTGATGAAAAAGTGAAGCTGACTACGCGTATCGATATGAAAGTGATAGCGGATATTTGGAAAGGTATTAGCTTTGAGGGAACCGCTTCTTTTCAGAATGAAGAATATCGTCGGGAGCGATATGTAGTTCCTGTCCAGACATATGATTGGTTTGGTAATCCGGCTGCCGAATTGGTACAGTGGACCAATCAATCCCTTATTTATCCGGACAATCCATCCAATGTCAAGATTGAAAACAATCCGGGTTATCTGGCACAGAATAACAATCATTTGTATCAATTCTATTCAGCTTTACTGAAATACAACCGTACATTTGCCGAATACCATAATGTGTCTGCGGTGGCAGGTATTAATGCGGAGACGTTGGCTTGGAGAAAAACAGCCACTGCCCGTGAAAAATTTGAAGATAATGGGGTCTATGACTTGGGATTGGCTGATGCTAGTAGTAAAATAGGAAATTCGGGTGGCAAAGGTAGCAGTGGAACTTACTCTTATATAGCTCGTGTTAACTATAACTATGCTGAAAAATATCTATTGGAATTGTTGGGACGTCGCGATGGAGACTCAAAGTTTGCCGACGGTTACCGTTTCAATAATTTCGGTTCGTTCTCTCTCGGATGGGTGTTCACTCAAGAGAATTTTCTGAAATTTGTTACACCGGTGCTTGATTTCGGTAAGGTTCGTTTCAGCTATGGAGAGGCAGGTAACACTGCCGGACTGGGTGATTTCTTATATGCCTCTTCTATTAGTCAGGGAGTGACTTATCTGGGTAGCCCTCTAACCGGGCAAATCTCTACTACTCTCAAAAACTCGGGGCTTATCAACCGGACACTTACTTGGGAGCGTGTAAAGCAAAAAAATATCGGTGTGGATTTAGGTTTTCTGAATAACCGGCTGACAGTCAACTTCGACTACTTTTGGAAAGATAATATAGGAATGTTGTCAGAAGTTACTTATCCATCTGTATTGGGAGCTAGCGCACCAAAAAGTAATACCGGACATCTGAATGTGAAAGGATGGGAATTGTCTGTAGGTTGGCGTGACCAGATTCGTGATTTCTCTTATTTTGCCAGTTTCAATATCGGCGATACAAAGACGATGTTGAAGAAGATGGAAGGAGCTGACGCATATGTAGCAGGGAAAAATGAAAAGGTAGTCGGTTATCCGCTGAACTCGTTCTTTTTATATCGCACAGACGGTTACTTTGCTGACGAAGCAGAGGTTAATCGTTATTATGAACTGTATAAAGATGGTGGGGGAGAAATGCTTGGTGTCCTGAAAGACACAAATACAGGACTTCGTCCGGGAGATACCAAACGTTTAGACCTGAATGGGGATAATAAAATTGACGGCGCGACTGGTGATTTGCAATTTGTGGGAGACGGTGATCCCCATTATGTATTCGGTCTTAATTTGGGTGGTGCTTGGAAAGGGATTGACGTTAGTGCCATGTTCCAAGGAGTCGGAAAACAGTATATCATGCGTACTGGATGGATGGCTTATCCGTTTGCCACTATATTTAGTAATCAGAATCCCTCATTCCTCGGTAATACTTGGACAGCAGAAAATACTAATGCGGACTATCCACGACTGACTACTTATGCTGCACGTGCCGCATGGAACTATGGAAATAATGACTTCATGTTGCAAAATAGCCGTTATATCCGCTTGAAATCACTGATTGTTGGTTATACTTTACCTAAGCAGTGGACCCGGAAAGTGAAACTGGAAAAAGTGCGCGTTTATTTTTCTGGCAACGACTTATGGGAAGCAACAAGTATCAAGGATGGCTTTGACCCGGAAATGGGAGAGGTTTCGCAGATTTCAGGATATCCATTCTATCGTACCTGGTCGTTCGGTGTAAATGTTGGTTTTTAA
- a CDS encoding RagB/SusD family nutrient uptake outer membrane protein: MKKILYTALLSITLTFGLSACSDWFLDKEPQDERTDVVYFKTASQFKEYTAGFYNQLQGWGSPYGGYAAFMDVATDLSGYLNNIHNDVGHGNILVPTTDVRWDNCYKQIRTVNILFEKAENYPGSQEEIKQYLAEAHFFRAYNYFFLLQFFGGVPVVTIPLDVNSPELYGVRNSRYEVVNLILQDLDHAIAGLPKETLISSADKGRISYHGAEAFKARVLLYEATWRKYVGTSTDFKGSGGPVTDQVDDFLDEAIRLCSEIIDDNLYSIWNHNNLSGMKDLSYRYLFCLEDATTNPVGMTKESNKEFIIKSVYDENIKPGNVNLNQTVRKMDASRKLMDMFLCSDGLPVEISNEFQGYATPEAEFLNRDNRMKSIIDMDTQTAAAKELKTGTSGYGNKKFVCDARANLKESPDYPVLRLAEIYLIYAEAVCERNNGQITDEQLNYSINKLRGRAGIANLTNALVDKIKAGTGTTKSKGEVMLDEIRRERTIELYMEGFRFDDLKRWGIAENELNESRLGTVVGSSVYPTTFVDASGNATSKYLRNTYIWGEEQIDTQWGKLNCVVIDGKTNFNFSRSNYLWPLPQQQISLNPSLVQNPGY, encoded by the coding sequence ATGAAAAAGATATTATATACAGCATTGCTATCTATCACTCTGACATTCGGATTGTCTGCCTGTTCGGACTGGTTTTTGGATAAGGAGCCGCAGGATGAAAGAACAGATGTGGTGTATTTTAAAACAGCTTCACAATTTAAGGAATATACAGCAGGTTTTTATAACCAACTTCAAGGATGGGGAAGTCCGTATGGCGGTTATGCAGCATTTATGGATGTGGCAACTGACTTGTCCGGTTATTTAAATAATATTCACAATGATGTAGGACACGGGAATATATTGGTGCCGACAACTGACGTTCGGTGGGATAACTGTTACAAGCAAATCCGTACTGTGAATATACTTTTTGAAAAAGCAGAGAACTATCCGGGAAGTCAAGAGGAGATTAAACAATATTTGGCTGAAGCGCATTTTTTCCGGGCATACAATTACTTCTTTTTACTCCAATTTTTTGGAGGAGTTCCTGTTGTGACGATTCCTTTGGATGTTAATTCGCCGGAATTATATGGTGTACGCAACAGTCGTTACGAAGTAGTGAATCTGATTCTTCAAGATTTGGATCATGCGATAGCCGGATTACCAAAGGAGACCTTGATTTCTTCTGCTGACAAAGGACGAATCAGTTATCATGGGGCGGAAGCATTCAAGGCACGTGTATTACTCTATGAAGCTACATGGCGGAAGTATGTGGGGACTAGTACAGACTTTAAAGGATCGGGTGGACCGGTTACTGATCAGGTTGATGATTTTTTGGATGAGGCTATTCGCCTGTGTAGTGAAATAATAGATGACAACTTATATAGTATCTGGAATCATAATAACTTGTCTGGAATGAAGGATTTGAGCTATCGTTACCTGTTCTGTCTGGAAGATGCGACGACCAATCCTGTAGGGATGACAAAAGAATCGAACAAGGAATTCATCATTAAAAGTGTTTATGATGAAAACATAAAGCCTGGCAATGTAAACCTGAATCAGACAGTAAGAAAGATGGATGCCAGTCGCAAGTTGATGGATATGTTTTTGTGTAGTGATGGTCTGCCGGTAGAAATATCGAATGAGTTCCAGGGCTATGCTACTCCTGAAGCCGAGTTCCTGAACCGTGACAATCGTATGAAATCTATTATTGATATGGATACTCAAACGGCTGCTGCCAAGGAATTGAAAACTGGTACTTCCGGTTATGGCAATAAGAAATTTGTTTGCGATGCACGGGCCAATCTGAAAGAATCTCCTGACTATCCGGTGCTTCGTCTGGCAGAGATCTATCTGATTTATGCAGAGGCAGTGTGTGAACGGAACAACGGACAAATTACCGATGAACAATTGAATTATTCTATTAATAAATTGCGTGGACGTGCCGGTATTGCCAATTTGACGAATGCATTGGTTGATAAGATAAAGGCTGGAACCGGAACAACAAAGAGCAAGGGGGAGGTGATGTTGGATGAGATTCGCCGTGAAAGAACAATAGAACTTTATATGGAAGGTTTCCGCTTTGATGATTTGAAACGTTGGGGCATTGCAGAGAATGAACTGAATGAATCACGTTTGGGAACGGTAGTAGGCAGCTCCGTTTATCCCACTACTTTTGTAGATGCTAGCGGTAATGCAACGAGTAAGTATTTGAGAAATACTTACATATGGGGAGAAGAACAGATAGATACGCAATGGGGTAAATTGAATTGTGTTGTGATAGATGGTAAAACTAATTTCAACTTTAGCCGGAGTAATTATTTATGGCCGTTGCCTCAACAGCAAATTAGCCTGAATCCCAGTTTGGTACAAAATCCGGGATATTAA
- a CDS encoding IPT/TIG domain-containing protein yields MKSLIKNIVVIGGFSALLFSCEKDGKKQEFYYPEPTVTGIYPASGYTLSQVAINGENFGERLEPVSVHFGDKKAEVVSCKNNRIIVVVPKDAVSSDVVLKVWQYEFDNVGKFTVMPKPTITSVSSSNTECPLFAAENDVITIFGTSFGTEKENITVKIGTKLAEVISVQDEEIQVKTPAGYGIGTVQVNVNGYETENGSFLDPAYTGDLTVYALKNSSQPFVKTDEPLESDVWAIPTEWQYNDKFYYDESGTKVLIRPLVIDKNYPDGCISLLCNQWANANHKHGLENAKMYQVSTLPAGTYKISCFVPECVGLGGNLEVIVGVTTGNGTLPDLAATDGGWLPVDETAFLEDLSGKKAYCRLTDNKSLGYDQARGAVEFTLNMVLTETTEVTIGFVANVGMLNNTSKGGNVNISKMVVEREN; encoded by the coding sequence ATGAAAAGTCTTATAAAAAATATAGTTGTGATAGGAGGGTTTTCCGCTCTACTCTTCAGTTGTGAGAAAGATGGTAAAAAACAGGAGTTCTATTATCCGGAACCCACTGTAACCGGCATCTATCCAGCAAGTGGATATACACTATCCCAAGTGGCTATCAATGGTGAAAATTTCGGTGAACGTCTGGAGCCGGTGAGTGTACATTTCGGTGATAAGAAAGCGGAAGTTGTTTCGTGCAAGAATAATCGTATTATAGTAGTGGTGCCTAAGGATGCGGTGAGCAGTGATGTGGTGTTGAAGGTGTGGCAGTATGAATTTGATAATGTAGGTAAGTTTACTGTAATGCCTAAGCCTACTATAACTTCCGTAAGTTCTTCCAATACAGAATGTCCGTTATTCGCTGCGGAAAATGATGTGATAACTATTTTCGGGACTTCGTTCGGCACGGAAAAAGAAAATATAACTGTTAAAATCGGTACTAAGTTAGCAGAAGTCATTTCAGTACAAGATGAGGAAATCCAAGTAAAAACTCCTGCCGGTTATGGAATCGGTACTGTGCAAGTGAATGTCAATGGATATGAAACGGAAAATGGAAGTTTCTTGGATCCTGCTTATACGGGAGATTTGACAGTGTATGCTTTGAAAAACAGTAGTCAGCCATTTGTCAAAACAGATGAACCATTGGAATCAGATGTTTGGGCTATTCCTACAGAATGGCAGTATAATGATAAGTTTTATTATGATGAAAGCGGGACAAAAGTGCTGATTCGTCCGTTAGTGATTGACAAAAATTACCCGGATGGGTGTATTTCCTTATTGTGTAACCAATGGGCGAATGCCAATCATAAACACGGATTAGAAAATGCTAAGATGTATCAGGTATCCACTTTGCCTGCCGGAACCTATAAGATATCTTGTTTTGTTCCTGAATGTGTGGGGCTGGGTGGTAATCTTGAAGTGATTGTCGGAGTGACAACAGGAAATGGGACATTGCCTGATCTGGCAGCAACGGATGGTGGATGGCTACCGGTTGATGAAACGGCCTTTTTGGAAGATTTATCCGGGAAAAAAGCATACTGTCGACTGACAGACAATAAATCCCTGGGCTATGACCAGGCAAGAGGCGCAGTGGAATTCACGTTAAATATGGTATTAACAGAGACAACGGAAGTTACGATTGGTTTTGTCGCTAATGTCGGTATGCTGAATAATACCAGTAAAGGAGGTAATGTCAACATTTCTAAGATGGTGGTGGAAAGAGAAAACTAA
- a CDS encoding IPT/TIG domain-containing protein, giving the protein MKKIYDFICFGALFLFASCGEDGTDVFELGTEDPVVTITALSPDYGYSGDEFDVIGDNLAGAVDFVKVNIGENVAKVLSCTDERITVRIPEDATTGKISVKFFNEELKTDLMLRVLGKPSVESISKEWGFVGDLITFTGTELGTKADDIKMIFGDAKVNAPVTEWSETSFTVQIPVGATSGKIGLIVYTQNVNTPVNEFTIRQHATLASLTPAVAYKGSEVTIKGTSFGTTTEGVKVLVGGVEAEVLSCNEEEIKIRIPISGSLADDQEVAVKVVTPYEEVEGELKFTVKATPVVDASTGVSPLEGYIGTAVTITGNHMPETAELLVAKFNEVQATVSDYQYKDGGIGILTVKVPNGVSVGNVKITLSVGNLQFYEGTFKVNSSPVMNSIVEKLVQPGENITIKGDNFGTDKEAVDAFLNEMPVEITSIKNDEIKIIVPVDYETTKDAKVRLQYADIPTVEGQTVNVMGKTGDVTEVVLRNSRQPFSRTEGALDGGWAVPTDWEFNNKFYYEENGQDVLIRPMLFDNNNLDGCISMLCNQWANANHKHALENAKMYQVTPLPAGTYKISWTVAECNTVRGNFGVIIGVVKGEATLPDLSVVNGAWIPDDESVFVEKTDGSKSYVRISDNKVLRAEGPKNFDMTFVQSETTEVTIGFVANIGMDRNNGGGNVDITDISIERQ; this is encoded by the coding sequence ATGAAGAAAATATATGATTTTATATGCTTTGGGGCTTTGTTTCTATTTGCTTCTTGTGGAGAAGACGGAACAGATGTCTTCGAGTTAGGGACTGAAGACCCGGTAGTAACTATAACTGCACTTTCACCTGATTATGGTTATTCAGGGGATGAGTTTGACGTGATTGGTGATAACTTAGCCGGAGCAGTGGATTTCGTAAAGGTCAATATCGGAGAGAACGTTGCCAAAGTGTTGTCTTGTACGGACGAACGCATTACAGTACGGATACCGGAGGATGCTACGACAGGAAAGATATCCGTGAAATTCTTTAATGAGGAATTGAAAACAGACTTGATGCTTAGGGTTTTGGGTAAACCATCCGTTGAGTCTATTAGCAAAGAATGGGGATTTGTTGGTGATTTAATAACTTTTACCGGAACAGAGTTGGGTACGAAAGCGGATGATATCAAGATGATATTCGGTGATGCGAAAGTCAATGCGCCTGTGACGGAATGGAGTGAAACTTCTTTCACTGTGCAAATACCGGTTGGTGCTACTTCCGGTAAGATTGGTTTAATAGTCTATACGCAAAATGTAAATACACCCGTGAATGAATTTACCATTCGTCAGCATGCTACATTGGCTAGTCTTACACCTGCTGTCGCTTATAAAGGGTCGGAAGTGACGATTAAAGGAACGAGCTTTGGAACGACAACAGAAGGTGTGAAAGTTCTTGTGGGAGGGGTGGAAGCAGAGGTACTTTCATGTAATGAAGAAGAAATTAAGATACGTATCCCGATCAGTGGATCTTTGGCGGACGATCAGGAAGTGGCGGTGAAAGTGGTTACTCCGTATGAGGAGGTAGAAGGTGAATTGAAATTTACCGTGAAAGCTACTCCAGTGGTAGATGCTAGTACAGGTGTTTCTCCATTAGAAGGATATATCGGTACGGCAGTAACGATCACAGGAAATCATATGCCGGAAACTGCGGAATTATTAGTGGCGAAGTTTAATGAGGTACAGGCAACGGTTAGTGATTATCAATATAAGGATGGCGGTATCGGCATATTAACTGTGAAAGTCCCAAATGGAGTATCGGTAGGAAATGTAAAGATAACTTTGTCTGTTGGTAATTTACAATTCTATGAAGGGACTTTCAAGGTTAATTCGTCACCTGTGATGAATAGCATTGTAGAGAAACTGGTACAACCTGGTGAAAACATTACTATCAAGGGGGATAATTTCGGTACTGATAAAGAGGCGGTGGATGCATTCCTCAATGAGATGCCGGTTGAGATAACTTCAATCAAAAATGATGAAATAAAGATTATAGTTCCTGTTGATTACGAAACGACGAAAGATGCAAAAGTTCGTTTACAGTATGCTGATATTCCGACTGTGGAAGGGCAGACTGTGAATGTGATGGGTAAGACTGGTGATGTGACAGAGGTGGTGTTGCGTAATAGTCGACAACCATTTAGCAGAACAGAGGGTGCGTTGGACGGTGGTTGGGCTGTTCCTACAGATTGGGAATTTAATAATAAGTTCTATTATGAAGAAAATGGTCAAGATGTGTTGATACGTCCTATGTTATTTGATAACAATAATCTGGATGGCTGCATTTCTATGTTGTGCAATCAGTGGGCGAATGCTAATCATAAGCATGCGCTAGAAAATGCCAAGATGTATCAGGTTACACCATTGCCTGCCGGAACGTATAAAATTTCGTGGACTGTAGCTGAATGCAATACAGTGAGAGGCAACTTTGGAGTAATAATCGGAGTGGTAAAAGGCGAAGCTACACTTCCTGATTTGTCAGTAGTGAATGGTGCATGGATACCTGATGATGAGTCTGTTTTTGTCGAAAAAACGGATGGCAGTAAATCTTACGTTAGAATATCTGATAATAAAGTGCTTAGAGCAGAAGGACCGAAGAACTTTGATATGACTTTTGTACAGTCAGAGACGACGGAAGTAACCATTGGCTTTGTGGCAAATATCGGTATGGATAGAAATAACGGTGGAGGTAATGTCGATATTACCGATATATCTATAGAACGACAATAA
- a CDS encoding alginate lyase family protein: MKKLYYVIAVFFFSSCGDGIDLPSPGVETDLYKLTVKENKEALMQVPLKAISEPMIHCGALHTPEDFEYVKARLSRNPWKSGYEILVDNYHSRLDYVANPQADIRRGESGNENYMVAANDVAAAYQMGLRYHLGDGNAYADHAIEILDGWAVTCKVVAGNSNLALAAGLYGYEFAVAGELLRDYWKEKDESGFARYQQWMLDVFYVANHDFLVNHFGTVPGHYWANWGLCNLASMIGIGILTDRRDIYNEAIEHLQIGDTNGRLTYAINHVFTGDYANLAQWQESGRDMGHTLLCQGLMGTICQLTWNQGDDFFGYDDNRYLKGCEYNGRYLVASMDVPFEAYARTWNNAWGPTTDKILTIADRNGSNGSGPIWALAYYHYSKIKGLDAEKCQYSKMGMELSFPEQGGLGSTSGGYDNLGFGTLMYSRE; the protein is encoded by the coding sequence ATGAAGAAACTATATTATGTAATTGCAGTATTTTTCTTTTCATCATGTGGAGATGGCATTGATTTACCATCCCCCGGAGTGGAGACTGACTTGTATAAATTGACAGTGAAAGAAAATAAGGAAGCACTGATGCAGGTTCCGCTGAAAGCCATAAGTGAACCTATGATTCATTGTGGTGCTTTGCACACACCCGAAGATTTCGAGTATGTTAAAGCACGTTTGAGTAGAAATCCTTGGAAAAGCGGATATGAGATATTGGTTGATAACTATCATTCCCGTTTGGATTATGTCGCTAACCCGCAGGCTGATATCCGGCGCGGAGAGTCGGGAAATGAGAATTATATGGTAGCGGCTAATGATGTAGCTGCCGCTTATCAGATGGGACTTCGTTATCATTTAGGTGATGGAAATGCTTATGCTGACCACGCTATTGAAATATTGGATGGCTGGGCGGTAACTTGCAAGGTCGTTGCAGGTAATTCTAACTTGGCATTGGCAGCCGGTCTCTATGGATATGAATTTGCTGTTGCAGGAGAATTGCTTCGTGATTATTGGAAAGAGAAAGATGAAAGTGGTTTTGCCAGATATCAGCAATGGATGCTTGATGTCTTTTATGTGGCTAACCATGATTTTCTGGTTAATCATTTTGGTACTGTTCCGGGACACTATTGGGCGAACTGGGGACTTTGTAACCTTGCATCGATGATTGGCATTGGGATTCTAACAGATCGTCGCGATATTTATAATGAAGCGATTGAACATTTACAAATAGGAGATACTAATGGAAGATTAACCTATGCTATTAATCATGTATTTACGGGAGATTATGCTAATCTGGCTCAATGGCAGGAAAGTGGACGTGACATGGGGCATACCTTGCTGTGTCAGGGGCTAATGGGAACTATCTGCCAATTAACCTGGAATCAAGGGGATGATTTTTTTGGATATGATGATAATCGTTATTTGAAGGGGTGTGAATATAACGGACGTTATTTGGTAGCTAGTATGGATGTCCCTTTTGAAGCTTATGCTCGTACTTGGAACAATGCTTGGGGACCGACCACAGACAAAATATTGACTATTGCTGACCGTAATGGTAGTAATGGTTCCGGTCCTATCTGGGCATTAGCTTATTATCATTATTCCAAGATAAAAGGATTGGATGCGGAAAAATGCCAATATTCCAAAATGGGGATGGAGTTGAGTTTTCCCGAGCAAGGCGGGCTGGGTTCCACTAGTGGTGGTTATGACAATTTAGGCTTTGGTACATTAATGTATTCAAGAGAGTAA